The Stigmatella aurantiaca DW4/3-1 genome contains the following window.
GACCACTACCACTCCCGGGGCTTGCGCCACCTGTTCCCCGTGCACTTCAAACAGAACGCCTTCGGTGGCGCCGCGCTCATCAACCTCATCACCGAAGGGGACTCGCGCAGCTGCGCCCAGGAAGGCTACGAGTACCAGCGGGACATCGCCCAGCCGCCCATCTGCGGCGCCCAGGGGCTGACGGACCTCGGCCGCACCCTGGTGCGTGGGATGATGCGCCGGAAGATGCTCATCGACATCGACCACATGTCGAAGCGGGCCTTCGACGACACGCTGAGCATGGTGGAGCCCTACGGCTACCCGGTGGTGAGCGGCCACACCACGCTGTTCGAGACAGCCCGCGGCGGCAAGCGCCATGAGGGCAGCCTCAAGGGCGAGCAACTCCAGCGCATCCGCAACGTGGGCGGCATGGTGTCGCTCATCCTCGACCAGGGAAACCGGGATGAGGTGCCCACCTGGCGGGGGGCGGGCCAGCCGGTGGTGGAGCACCAGTGTGGCAGTACCTCCCAGAGCTGGGCCCAGGCCTACCTCTACCTGACGAAGCAAACGGGGGGTGGGCCGGTGGGCTTCGGCACGGACTTCAACGGCTTCGCGGGCCTGCCGGGGCCACGCTTCGGCGCCGAAGCCTGCCACGGCGGCAGCTCCGCCGCGCAAGTGGCTCGCACGCGCTACCCGCTGAGCATCGCCGTGGAGAACAGCCCCACCAAGCTGGAGCGCAGCGTGGTGGGCACCAAGGTGTTCGACATCAACGAGGACGGCCTGGCCCACACGGGCATGCTCCCGGACTTCGTCGCGGACCTGCGACGCCAGGGCTTGCGCAGCCAGGATCTGGACCCGTTGATGAACTCCGCCGAGGGCTACCTCCAGGTGTGGGAGCGCGCCGAGGCCGCGAGCGCCCGGGTGCCGTAGCGCGGGAGGAGGGGTTATGCCCTGCTCCCACGGTAGCCCCCCGCCACCCGCTGGAGGGTGGCGCGGTCCGCCTGGATATCGAGCGGCCCCTGGCTGTAGACGTGCTCCAGAATCTCCTTCGGCGCCGTGTCGGGCCGGCCGGCGTTGAAGGGGGGCTCTGGCGCGTATTCCATCAAGAGCTGGACCGACTGAGCGGCAACGGGGCCCGCCAGTTCGGCGGCGAGCGTCAACCCGAAATCGATTCCCGCCGTGATGCCTCCGCCGGTCAAGATGTGGCCGTCACGGACCACGCGGCCAGCATCGGGAATGGCGCCAAAGCTGGCCAGCAGGTCACGCATGGCCCAATGGCACGCGGCGCGCCGGCCTTCGAGCAGACCCGCCATCCCCAGGATCAGCGAGCCCGTGCACACGGACGTCACGTAGCGCGCGGTGGAGGCCAACCGGCGGATCGCGGCCATGTAGACAGCGTCCTGCATGACCTCCATGCACAGGCCGCCCGGCACACAGAGCACATCACAGCGCTCCACGTCCTCCAGCCGGGTCAGGGCGGAAAGGGTCAACGGCCCCTCCTGGATCGGCTGCCCTCCCACGGAGGCGAACACCAGCTTGGTGCCGGGAAGCAGCCTGAGTGCCGTCTGAGGCCCCATGAAATCGAGGAACGTCGAGTGCGGGTAGAGCGGAAAGACGATGACGACGGACGAGGCCATGGCGAGGACTCCTTGAGGATGAGCCGGGTTTGACAATCCCCTTATGGTCCTTCATCGTCGTGACCGAAAGGACATAGATCCCTCGATTTCCGCCATGGTCCGAGACATTGGGTTGTTGGCCTTCCCCGAGTTCCAGATCCTCGATCTCACCGGGCCCGCCTCGGTGTTCGAGGGACCGGGCATCTTCGAGAAACCGGCGGCCTACCGGCTCCACCCCCTGTCCGAGCACGGGGGCATGCTCAAGAGTTCCTCGGGCGTGGAGATCCTGACCCAGCCACTCGAGAGGACTGCCTTTGACACGCTCCTGGTCGTGGGCGGGGCGGGCACCCTGGTGGCCATGGAGTCGCCCGCGCTGCTCCAGTTCGTGAAGGCCGCGGCCACAGCCTCCCGGCGGGTCGCCAGTGTCTGTACTGGCGCCTTCATTCTGGCCGCCGCGGGATTGCTCGACGGCCGGCGGGCCACCACCCACTGGAGACAGGCGGCCTTGCTGCAGCGCCTCTTCCCGAAAGTGCGCGTCGAGGCGGAGCGGATCTTCATCCAAGACGGCTCCCTCTGGACGTCCGCAGGGGCCAGCACCGGGATCGATCTCTCGCTGGCGCTGCTCGAGGAGGATCTCGGCCTCGACGCCTCACGTGCCACGGCGCGCGATCTGGTCGTCTACCATCGCCGCCCAGGCGGCCAATCCCAGTTCTCCACGTTGCTCGACCTCGAACCCGCCTCCGATCGCATCCGGCTGGCGCTGGCGTTCGCCCGCGAGCACCTGCATGAGCCGCTGACCGTGGAGCGGCTGGCCCAAGCTGCTTGTCTCAGCCCTCGCCAGTTCGGCCGGGAGTTCCTCGCCGAGACGGGACAGACCCCGGCCAAAGCCGTGGAGCGGCTGCGTGCCGAAACTGCCCGGATGCGGATCGAAACCAGCACCGAACCCATCGAGAGGATCGCCCAGGAGGTCGGCTTTTCCGATCCGGAGCGAATGCGCCGGGCCTGCATCCGGCTGTTCGGACAGCCGCCGCAGGCGCTCCGGCGGGCGGCACGCGCCGCCTGAGCACGAAGCCCGCCGTTGACGGCGGACCTCCATCCCAGGAGGCCCGTGGAGCGGGGGCTCAGTGCGTGGGCGTGGGCGCCGCCGCGCAGTACGACTCGGAAAGAACTTCCTTGTATTGCGTCATGCGCCCTGTGAGCCACATGGTGGTGTCACCACAGTTGCACCAACCCGAGCCCGAGTACTGGGTGAGCGCGGCGTCCTTGTAGTAGTCATAAAAGAACGTCTTGCCACCGCATGCCGGCAGCGCATCCTCGCGGGTGGCGAGGTTGGATGGCTCCGTCACGTCCAACTCGGCGCCGCCGCAACCGGCCGACAGCCATCCCACCGCGAGCAGCACTCCTCCCATGACACTCTTTGCCTGCATGTACCCTCCTTGAGAATGAAGCCAGTCATTCCGGACCGCCAGGGGAGTGTACCACCCCGGGCGGGTTCGAGGGTGCCTTCCCCTGGCCTTCGAGCCGGCCTATGGCTCGGTGCCCCAGACCAGGACGCCGCCGCGGAACACGGTCATCCGGTCCCAGGAGGTGAAAGCGGTCTTGGTGGCATCGAACGAGTAGTCATTGGTCTCATCGAAGTTGGACCAGTTGCTCTTGTTGAACCGGAGGTGCACCTCGCCACTGTCGTGGCCCGCGGCGATCGAGCCCGCCCCCGAGGTGAAGCCAAGCTCGACATAGTGCGAGGCGCCCGGCCTCGGCGTGGACAACTGCACCACGGAGGCAGTGACATTCGCGCAGCCCGCGGTGGCATAGTCACACGAGCTCTGGATCGACTCTCCTGAATCGGGCGTGAAACGGATCCGCTCGTTGGTGTAGCCGGTAGTCCAGCCATCCAGGTTCCGCTCCACGTGAGGCGGGCCAGCAGCACCTCGAAAACAGCTTTTCCCTGCCAATGCATTTGGTATGGGAAATATTTGCCGTGGCGCGGATGGCTGGATTGGCGAATGGATTCAACAGGGTTTCTCCGCCTGGCTTTGAGGCACGCATTCCCCTGGGCGCGGCGCACCCGCCTCTGGCGAGAATGACAAACGGCCCGGGATGCGCTGTCTCATCGCGCAAGCCTTCTGGCCCGCAGGCGATCGACCGCCTCAACACATCTCAATCCCTACACACGGAGACCCGCCCGCGCTGGCCTCCGTGGCATTGCCTGCAAGCCATTGGAGGGAGCCCTTCCGGCCCCATCCCGGGCCCGCCATGCGGCGCCCGGCTACGGCTTGCCAGACACGTGGGTGGGAGGGCTCTCCCGAGAACACCTGGTGGGCAGCAGGCACACTCCTCCGGCTTCCACGGACCCTTTTCGGGCTGCCGAAGCCACGAGCGCTCGCATCACCGCCCTCCCTTTTGGTATAGGACTCCGGTATGGGACTTCGAGTCGTAACGTTTCGGTACATGATTCGTCCCACAGGCGCGGTCAGCAGTCAATACCCAATGACAACGTTACGATTTTTGGTAGAAACTGTGACGCGTCGCGACAGAAATAGCGGCGTTTGCAACGCATTGCGGCAGACGAAAGGCTTTGTCGCGATGCGGCAAGAACCGTTGTAAGACATCACCGGAGATGACGATGCGTTTCCCTCCAGGCTTTTTGTGGGGAGTCTCGACTTCCAGCTACCAGATCGAAGGAGGCGCTCCGGACGACGGGCGGGGACGGAGCATCTGGGACACCTACTGCGCCACGCCTGGCAAGGTCGCGCGGGGAGACACCGGTGAGGTGGCATGCGACCACTACCACCGCTATGCCGAGGACCTCGACCTGCTGCGGAACCTGGGCGCAACGGTCTACCGCTTCTCCATCATGTGGCCCCGGGTGATGCCGGACGGTGTCGGGAGGCTCAACCCCAAGGGGCTCGATTTCTACGACCGCATCGTCGACGGGTTGCTCGAGCGCGGCCTGCGCGCCTGGCCCTGCCTCTACCATTGGGACTTGCCGCAGGCGTTGCAGGACCGCGGGGGCTGGGCCAATCGCGACATCGTGGGCTGGTTCGCGGAGTACACCGCCGTCATGGCCCGGCGGCTCGGCGACCGCGTTGACCAGTGGGTCACCTTCAACGAGCCGAGCGTGTCGGCCTGGGTCGGCTACGAGGAAGGGCGCCATGCGCCCGGACTGACGGATCCCCGCGCGGCCATTCGCGCCGCGCACCACCTCAATCTGGCGCATGGACGGGCCGTCGCGGTGCTGCGCAGCCTGACGCCCAAGGCCGGCATCGGGCTGGTGATCCCGGTGCACAAGGCGCGTCCGCTGCCGCAATTCCAGGAGCGCGATGGCCACCTGGCCGCGCTCTTCGAGGACAAGTGGAACGGCGTCTTCCTCGATCCGGTCTACCACGGCCGCTACCCGGCCTCGGTGGAGGCGAAGTTCGCCAGCCACGTGCAGCCCGGAGACCTCGAGGAGATCCACCAGCCGATCGACTTTCTCGGCGTTAACCACTACTTCCCGAGCTACGTCCAGCCTGCGGCGAATGGCGCCTGGCCGTTCCAGCACGCCGACCCGCCGCTCTACTTCCGCCGCACCGAGACGAACTGGGCCATCGACGGCCAAGCGTTCTACGAGGCCCTCCGAAACGTTCAGATTCGCTGCGGCAATCCACCGGTCTACGTGACCGAGAATGGGGGTGCGTTTATCGACGTGCCCGGACCCCAAGGCCGGGTTGACGACCAAGACCGTATCGCCTATTACCGGGAGTACTTGATCGGATTGCAGCGCGCCATTTCAGAGGGAGCGGACGTGCGCGGCTTCATGCCCTGGTCGCTGCTCGACAACTTCGAATGGGCGCTCGGATATGAGAAGCGCTTCGGCCTCGTGCATGTGGACTACCGGACGCAGAAGCGGACCCCGAAAGCGTCCTACGGCTTCATGCGGGAAGTGATTGCCACCAACGCGCTGCCTGGCGTTTGAACCCGGTGGGACCGACGTGAGCATCAAACGACGCCAGCGTCAGGACATTGGCAAGGGAGGTGGAATGACTGGGGGGCGAGCGAACCTCAGGACGCTGGCGGAGCATCTCGGGTTGTCCATCAGCACCGTCTCCCGGGCGCTGAAGAACGGACCCGAGGTCAGACCCGAGACAATCGAGCGGGTGAAGCAGGCCGCCGCCCAGTTCGGCTATGTGCCGAACATCGGCGGCATCCACCTGCGGACCGGCCGGACGCTCAAGGTCTGTTCGATCCTCTATGCGCCCGAAGTGGGCGACTACGGAGAACCGGGCTTCCTCGCCCAGGTCGAGGGCATGTCGAACGGCCTCGAGAAGGCGGGCTACAACCTGATCGTCCTGGCGCAGACGGGCCATCAGGCGCCCCTGGAGTCGGTCCGCAAGGTCTATGACCAACGGCTCGCCGACGCCATCGTCTTCTCCCGCACCACGCCCATGGATGAGCGGGCGCGGTTTTGCCTGGAGAAGGAGTTCCCGTTCGTGAGCTTCGGGCGGACCGAGCTGCAGACACCGCACGCCTTCGTCGACCATGACGACGAGAGCGCGGTCTTCGACGCGGTGGTGCAGATGGCCCGGGGTGGGCACCGGAGGATCGTCCTGCTCAACCCGCCCGGCGGGCTCACGTACGTGGGCTTGCGGCTGCGGGGCTATCAGCGGGCACTGGCCGAGGTGGGCCTGCCCTGGACCGAGTCCATGGTGTACCAGGGCGATCTGTCGGTACGGGCCACCCGGGAGGCCGTCAAGCAGCTGCTGGTGCGTGAGCCCTCGACGACGGCGTTCGTCTGCGGGAACCAGATGTCCATCGTGGGCACGCTGGAGGCGCTGCTCGAAAACGGCATGGACACCCAGAGGGACGGGCTGAGCGTTGTCGGCTTTGGCGGCATGCCGTTCCTCACCCTCTCCGAGCAACGCGTCACCTATTACTACCAGCCCCAGGTGCGCGTCGGCACCATCCTGGCCAACCATCTGACCGCCCTTCTGAATGGCCATCCCGCGGAGACCCTTCAAACGGTCCTGCCCTATGTGCGGATCGATGACCTGCGGGTGTTCCGCACGCACCATGGGTTCGATCCGGCCAAGCTGCCGCAGCAGTCTTGACTGCTCGAGGGCCCAGGACTGCCATGCGAATTGCCTCGCAACGCCACCTCTTCGAGCTGCCCGGGGACCTCACCTGGCTCAACTGCTCATACATGTCGCCGCAGCCGCTCAGCGTGAGCGCAGCGGGGCGCGAGGCGCTCACACGCAAGGCGAGCCCCTGGCAGGTGCGTCCCGAGGACTTCTTCACCGATTCCGAGGCCCTGCGGCAGCTCTTCGCGCGCTTGGTGGAGGCAGACGGAGAAGGGGTGGCGTTGGTGCCTTCGGTGAGCTACGGCATGGCGGTGGCGGCGGCCAACGTGCCCGTGCGCGAGGGCCAGCGGCTGCTCGTGCTCGCCGAGGAGTTTCCCTCCAACGTGTACCCGTGGCGTGAGCTCGCCGGGCGCTCGGGCGGCCAGGTGCGGACCGTGCCCCGCCCCCCGGATGGAAATTGGACACGCGCCCTGCTCGCCGAGATGGACGAGCGCACGGCCCTCGTGGCGGTGCCCCACTGCCACTGGACGGACGGGGGGCTCGTGAATCTGGAGCCAGTGGGCGCCCGGGCCCGCGAGGTGGGCGCCGCGCTCTTGGTGGATGGGACTCAGTCCGTGGGCGCCCTGCCCTTGAGCGTGGCGCGGGTACAGCCGGACTTCCTCGTGACCGCGGGCTACAAGTGGCTCATGGGCCCCTTCAGCCAAGGGTACCTGTACGTGGCGCCGCGCTGGCGGGATGGACGGCCCCTGGAGCACAACTGGCTCCTGCGGGGAGGCAGCGAGGATTTCGCCCGGCTGGTGGACTACCGGGACGATTTCCAGCCGGGGGCGCGCCGCTTCGACGTGGGCGAGCGCAGCAACCTCATCCTGGTGCCCATGGCGCTCGCCGCCCTGCGCCAAGTGCTCGCCTGGGGCATCGCGGACATCCAGGACACGCTGGGCGTGCTGACCCGGCGGGTGGCGCAGGGCGCCCAGGCGCTGGGCCTGGAGGTGACCCCCGAAGCGCAGCGGGCCGGGCACCTGGTGGGGCTCAAGCGCCCGGGTGGGTACGCCCCCTCGGTGCTGGCGACGCTCGCGGCGCGTCAGATCTTCGTGAGCGTCCGTGGGGACCGCCTGCGGGTGTCCCCCCACCTCTACAACACGGAGGCGGATGTGGACCGCCTCCTCGAAGCGCTGGGAACGCTCGGTTAGCCGGTCAGAGGTTGCCCAGGAAGTCCTGCTTGCCGATGTCCACCCCGTTGTGACGCAGGATGGCGTAAGCCGTGGTGACGTGGAAATAGAAGTTGGGCAGCGCGAAGGTGAGCAGGTAGGCCTGGCCCAGGAAGCGGGCCTCGCGGCTCCCCATCTTGAGGACGATGTTGCGCTCCTCGCTGCTGTCGATCTGCGCCGCGCTCACGCCTTGCAAGAACGTGACTGTCTTTGCAATGCGCGCCTTGAGTTCGGGGAAGGACGCCTCGGTGTCCGCATAGCTGGGCATCTCGATTCCCGCCAGGCGGGCTGCACATCCCTTCGCGGTATCGGTGGCGGTCTGAATTTGGAACGACAGGGGGAGCATGTCGGGCGCCAGCCGGGCCTGGATCAACACCTGCGGGTTGATCTTCTTCGCCTCGGCATAGGCCGCGGCCTTGTCGAGGATCGCCGACAGCTGGCCCAACGTGCGGATGAAAACGGGAACAGATGCCTGGTACATGGACAGGGACATGGTGCTCTTTCGTGAGAGGAAGGAGACAAAGGCGCTCGCACGGGCCCACTCGGAGCCCTGAGCCGCCGGGCGCAGGTATATGCCCTTCCTCCCACAAGGGCCATCGCCTCAGGGCAGCCGACAGACTCGGAGCGTGCTTCCTGGCAATGCCTGACACGCGCCCAGCCCTCCCTCAAGACACTCCGCGTCCGCCTTGCAGGGCTGGTGGCACTTCTTCTCTCCCCCCGTGCTCACACAGAAGCCGCAACGGGTACATTCCATGGAAGACTCACAGTAGTTGCCCAGCGTCCCGGGCGGCCCGCCAGTGCACGCCTCCACGCACACCTCCTCCGGGCCACACTGATAACCGGTGGGGCAGCCATAGATGCAGCTCTGCGCGCAGTAGCCCTCGTCACAGATGGAAAGGGAGGGACACGACGTGAAGACCGTGCACGCCTCCGTGAGCCGGAGCCCGGGCTCACACCGCTTGTTGTAGGTGATGTCGCAGCGCTGGTCTTCCGGACACTGCGAGTCCCGGTCACACGGGAGGGTGCAAGGGCCCGCGCAGTCCCCGCCATCCTGGGAAGGGGGGCGAACGTCGATGTCGATTGGACACCCGAGCCCCCCCAGCAGGAGGAACGGCACGAGCAGAACGAAGGCGCTGGGGCGCATGGAACACCCCAGCGTACCGCATCGCTTCAGGCCCGCGCGGGCTTCGAGGCCTCCTCGTCGCGGCCATGCACGGTGGCCGGCGGACTGGTGGCCTCGATCGCGGAGAACGTCTCGAGGATCTTGTAGGTGTGACTGGCGCCGCGAGGCACCAACCAGGAGTCGCCGGCGTTGAGCAGCAGGACTTGCCCCTCGAGGTGCAGCTCGGCCCGGCCCTTCAGCACGTAGCCCACCGTCTCGTAGTCCCGGGTCACCGCGGGGGCAGGCTCACCCGGCTTCTCGTCTTCCCACAGCCGCATGGAGACGCGGATGCCCGAGACGAGGTACTTCTGCCCCATCTCCCCTCGGGGAGAGTGGCGCGCTTCGACCTTCTTCACGCTGGTATCGCCCATGCTTCATCTCCTTCCAATCCGGGGTGTCTCCGGCTGAACACCTTTGAGAGGAAGGTAAGGAAGGACGGGGGCGCACAACGCCCGGCCCTGCCCGTCTGCCCCCTCTCCAAGGAGGGGGAGCAGGGGCCAGGCGTCAGAAACCTTCGGGCAGAGGCTGGGGGCCAGGGATGATGCCCGCGATGTCGGGGTCAACCCCCTCCTCGCCCGGCTGGCGATCCGCCTTCTCCTTCTTGCGCTGCTCTCGCCGCGCATCCTTCTCCTTGTTCTTCTCCTTGCGCGCCAGTTCCTTCTGGCGCTTGGACATTCCTGGGTGTTGCGGCACGGTGCCCTCCTTGGCCGTCACTTCGTATTGGGGGGAAAACAAAAGGCCCAGCCCCTCATAAAGGGCCAGGCCTCGGTCTGGCGAGATGAATGACGCGTGTCAGCCGACAGCGCGAACGTTCTGGGCCTGGAACCCTTTGGGCCCCCGCGTCACTTCAAACTCCACCTTCTGTCCCTCGGCCAGCGTCCGGAATCCATCCATGTTGATCGCGGAGTGATGGCAGAACACATCCTCCCCGTTCTCTTGGGCGATGAAACCGAACCCCTTGGCGTCATTGAACCACTTCACAGTCCCTATAGCCATTGCTCTTCTTCTTTCCACAAAGTCGCGGCCCTTCACGAACGGGCCGCTCGCCGCCAGAGCGGACTTCGCTCGGGCATTACCCCTACCACAGCCGGGGCGCCACTGGTGTAACGCCCTCTGCACCCTGTGTCATTCCCCACTGCACACCGCCACTTCACACTTCTTCACCAAGCCCGGGCACGCCGTTCACACCCCGCCTTTACGTTCTGCTCCACACACACCGGCCTCAAGGCGCCCAGGCGCCCGGCCCTTCCAAGGAGCACGAACATGTGGGGATTTATTGTGGGAACCGCTTGCCTGGCAGGCCTCATTCACACATTGAGAGGTGGTAGACACTTCGGGCGCCACCCTGGGCGCTGGGGCTGGCGAGGGCGGATGCGCTGGGTGTTCCAGCGGCTGGACACATCGCCCGGCCAGGAGAAGGTCTTCGTCCAGGCCGCCGACGACGTGTCCGAGGCCTTCGGCAAGCTGCGGGGCGAGCTGAGCGCCACCCGGGCGGCCATGGCCCGCGCCCTGCGGGGCGAGCAGTTCGATTCGGCCACGCTGCAGGAGTTGAATGCGCGGCAGGATGCCCTCATGGCGGAGATGCGCGAGGTGCTGCGCACCTCGATGGCCCGCATTCACGAAGCGTTGGATCCCCGCCAGCGCCGGGAACTGGCGGACCTCATCGAGCACGGCTGGGGCCTGGAGTCTCCCTCCTTCCGGGGACACCGCCGGTGGCAGCGCGCCCACCCCTGCTGCGCCTGAGCCCCCGCCCCCCACGCACCGAGGACACTTCCATGCGCCGCCGCATCCTCATCGTCCTGCTCGCCCTGGGCACCGCCGGGGGCTATGCCTCTGGCATCGCCAGCCTGTCCCACCGTTCAGCCTGCCCCCACCGCTGGGGGGGCGCTCCCCCCTCTCCCCTGGCATCCCCCTCGGCCCCCGAGGGCGCGTCCCCTGCCCCGTCGCGTTAAAGTCCTGCTCCGCCATGCCCACCCGCGTCCTCCTCATCGACGACGACACCCGGATGTACGAGCTGCTCGCGCAATACCTGGGGCAGAACGGCATCTCGGTGGCCCACGCGCCCGATGGGGGACGGGGCCTGGCGGCGCTGGAGGGCAGCCCCTACGACGCGGTGCTGCTGGACGTGATGATGCCGGGCATGGACGGCCTGGAGGTGTGCAAGCGCATCCG
Protein-coding sequences here:
- a CDS encoding DJ-1/PfpI family protein produces the protein MASSVVIVFPLYPHSTFLDFMGPQTALRLLPGTKLVFASVGGQPIQEGPLTLSALTRLEDVERCDVLCVPGGLCMEVMQDAVYMAAIRRLASTARYVTSVCTGSLILGMAGLLEGRRAACHWAMRDLLASFGAIPDAGRVVRDGHILTGGGITAGIDFGLTLAAELAGPVAAQSVQLLMEYAPEPPFNAGRPDTAPKEILEHVYSQGPLDIQADRATLQRVAGGYRGSRA
- a CDS encoding GlxA family transcriptional regulator, translated to MVRDIGLLAFPEFQILDLTGPASVFEGPGIFEKPAAYRLHPLSEHGGMLKSSSGVEILTQPLERTAFDTLLVVGGAGTLVAMESPALLQFVKAAATASRRVASVCTGAFILAAAGLLDGRRATTHWRQAALLQRLFPKVRVEAERIFIQDGSLWTSAGASTGIDLSLALLEEDLGLDASRATARDLVVYHRRPGGQSQFSTLLDLEPASDRIRLALAFAREHLHEPLTVERLAQAACLSPRQFGREFLAETGQTPAKAVERLRAETARMRIETSTEPIERIAQEVGFSDPERMRRACIRLFGQPPQALRRAARAA
- a CDS encoding cellulose binding domain-containing protein, with protein sequence MERNLDGWTTGYTNERIRFTPDSGESIQSSCDYATAGCANVTASVVQLSTPRPGASHYVELGFTSGAGSIAAGHDSGEVHLRFNKSNWSNFDETNDYSFDATKTAFTSWDRMTVFRGGVLVWGTEP
- a CDS encoding GH1 family beta-glucosidase, encoding MRFPPGFLWGVSTSSYQIEGGAPDDGRGRSIWDTYCATPGKVARGDTGEVACDHYHRYAEDLDLLRNLGATVYRFSIMWPRVMPDGVGRLNPKGLDFYDRIVDGLLERGLRAWPCLYHWDLPQALQDRGGWANRDIVGWFAEYTAVMARRLGDRVDQWVTFNEPSVSAWVGYEEGRHAPGLTDPRAAIRAAHHLNLAHGRAVAVLRSLTPKAGIGLVIPVHKARPLPQFQERDGHLAALFEDKWNGVFLDPVYHGRYPASVEAKFASHVQPGDLEEIHQPIDFLGVNHYFPSYVQPAANGAWPFQHADPPLYFRRTETNWAIDGQAFYEALRNVQIRCGNPPVYVTENGGAFIDVPGPQGRVDDQDRIAYYREYLIGLQRAISEGADVRGFMPWSLLDNFEWALGYEKRFGLVHVDYRTQKRTPKASYGFMREVIATNALPGV
- a CDS encoding LacI family DNA-binding transcriptional regulator — protein: MTGGRANLRTLAEHLGLSISTVSRALKNGPEVRPETIERVKQAAAQFGYVPNIGGIHLRTGRTLKVCSILYAPEVGDYGEPGFLAQVEGMSNGLEKAGYNLIVLAQTGHQAPLESVRKVYDQRLADAIVFSRTTPMDERARFCLEKEFPFVSFGRTELQTPHAFVDHDDESAVFDAVVQMARGGHRRIVLLNPPGGLTYVGLRLRGYQRALAEVGLPWTESMVYQGDLSVRATREAVKQLLVREPSTTAFVCGNQMSIVGTLEALLENGMDTQRDGLSVVGFGGMPFLTLSEQRVTYYYQPQVRVGTILANHLTALLNGHPAETLQTVLPYVRIDDLRVFRTHHGFDPAKLPQQS
- a CDS encoding aminotransferase class V-fold PLP-dependent enzyme; this translates as MRIASQRHLFELPGDLTWLNCSYMSPQPLSVSAAGREALTRKASPWQVRPEDFFTDSEALRQLFARLVEADGEGVALVPSVSYGMAVAAANVPVREGQRLLVLAEEFPSNVYPWRELAGRSGGQVRTVPRPPDGNWTRALLAEMDERTALVAVPHCHWTDGGLVNLEPVGARAREVGAALLVDGTQSVGALPLSVARVQPDFLVTAGYKWLMGPFSQGYLYVAPRWRDGRPLEHNWLLRGGSEDFARLVDYRDDFQPGARRFDVGERSNLILVPMALAALRQVLAWGIADIQDTLGVLTRRVAQGAQALGLEVTPEAQRAGHLVGLKRPGGYAPSVLATLAARQIFVSVRGDRLRVSPHLYNTEADVDRLLEALGTLG
- a CDS encoding DUF1993 domain-containing protein, which codes for MSLSMYQASVPVFIRTLGQLSAILDKAAAYAEAKKINPQVLIQARLAPDMLPLSFQIQTATDTAKGCAARLAGIEMPSYADTEASFPELKARIAKTVTFLQGVSAAQIDSSEERNIVLKMGSREARFLGQAYLLTFALPNFYFHVTTAYAILRHNGVDIGKQDFLGNL
- a CDS encoding cupin domain-containing protein; the protein is MGDTSVKKVEARHSPRGEMGQKYLVSGIRVSMRLWEDEKPGEPAPAVTRDYETVGYVLKGRAELHLEGQVLLLNAGDSWLVPRGASHTYKILETFSAIEATSPPATVHGRDEEASKPARA
- a CDS encoding cold-shock protein, which translates into the protein MAIGTVKWFNDAKGFGFIAQENGEDVFCHHSAINMDGFRTLAEGQKVEFEVTRGPKGFQAQNVRAVG
- a CDS encoding Spy/CpxP family protein refolding chaperone, producing the protein MWGFIVGTACLAGLIHTLRGGRHFGRHPGRWGWRGRMRWVFQRLDTSPGQEKVFVQAADDVSEAFGKLRGELSATRAAMARALRGEQFDSATLQELNARQDALMAEMREVLRTSMARIHEALDPRQRRELADLIEHGWGLESPSFRGHRRWQRAHPCCA